The genome window GATGGTAGGCTCGGCCCCTTCGGGCACCCAGCCCTCGTTGCGGGCGTGACGCAGGATGCCAGCAATCTGCTTGCGCAGCTGGCCCTGGCGGTTAATTAGCTCCTGCCGGATCTGGCGCAGCAGCGGCGAGGCATCCTCACGGACCTGACCCTCATCGTCCACTACCTTATCGAGGTTGGCTATTAGGTTGCGGTCAACCTGCACGCCAATGCCTAGCAGGCGGAGCGTAGGGTACAAGTTTTCTTCGGCCCGGGTAAAGAAGGTCAGCGCCTCCCGGATGGTGCGCAAGCTCATTTTCACGGCGAAAAAAGCCGCTACGTCCAGGTAAGAACCGGGCAGATTGGCGCGCACCAAGTGCTGGTGTACGTCGTGGTAGTGCTGGCTGGGAAAATCGGCCCCGCTGTTCAGGAGCTGGCGAAACTCGTCGGTTTGCAGCAGCAGCTTCTGGAGCTGCTCAGCATTGGTTTGAAAGGACATTTTGGCCACGAAATGCCGGCCCAACGAGCTCAGACACAACGTATCCAACATTTCACGCAACTGCGTGAAACCTATTTTCTGCTCAAAGTTCTGAGGAAGAATCAAATCGGGTAGGTACTTGGAGATTCAGATGAGAATGCGAAGATAAACACTCGCTGAGGCCGGAAAGATTCACAAATGCTAATAAATGCGCCGCTTACTACCCGTCGGCAGTGGCCGGTCAGAATTTCTACATCTCCCCTTCCACGCCTAGCCCGAACAAGGCAAAATCGTACTTCACGGGGTCCAGCGGGTCGAAGGTGCGCAGGTGGGCCGTCAGCTCCTCGGCCGCCAGCCAATCGACTTGCTTGCGCTCCAGCAGACCCAGGCGGCGGGCCACGCGCTCCACGTGCACGTCGCAGGGGCAGATGAGGTCGGCGGCGGGTAGGCGGCGCCAGAGGCCGAAGTCGACGCCGCGCGAATCGGGGCGGACCATCCAGCGCAGGTACATGTTCACGCGCTTGCAGGCTGAGCCCCGGGCCGGGGTAGCCACGTGCTTGCGGGTGCGTTGGGGCGCATCCTCTAGGCTAAAGAATAGGGTATGGAAGTTTTCGAGGCGCTCCTTTTGGGTGCTACCCACCAGAAAGGCATCTTCCAGGGTCTCGTGGCGGGCATAAAACCAGCGCAACCAGTGCACGAAATACAGCAGGTCAGTGTCACAAAACGTGCGGTGGCAAAAGCCCAGCAGCTTTTTCAGGTCCTCGTCGTGGTGCTGGGTAATGAACTGGTAGGGCGCATCGTCCATGCGGCGCAGCAGTTCCGTGCACTTGCTGATAATAGTGGGGCGGCGGCCCCAGGCCAGCAAGGCCGCAAACAACCCGCTAATTTCAATATCCTGCAACTGGCTGAAGCGGTGCGGAATGCTGATTGGATCGGCCAGGATGAAGGCTGGCTGGTCGTAATGCCGGTATTTTTCGTCGAGCAAGGCCCGAACCTGAGCGTGGTTCATACAGGTGAGATGGTGAAATAATGAGCTGGTGAGTTTTCCGTTCAGGCAGTCCTACCTGCCCAAGCGGCGCCTCCAGGCCAGCCGAACATAAAAACTCACCATTGCACAAATTCACCATCTCACTGCTACGGTACGTAGCTGGTTTCTACCCGGAAGCGCTGGTCAGGGGTAGCCAAGCGCTGCACCGCTTTCTTAGACAGACGCACCAGAATATTGGTATTCTCGCCCGTGTCGGGCAGGGGACCAATTACGCGCACGTACACCGATTGCCCGTTCATGATGTTGCGCACCTGCATAATAGTGCCTACGGGCGCGGTTTTGTGCAGGGCCAGGTATTTATCCGAGGCATCCGTCTGAATGGCAGTGGCGAGGCCGCTTTCCGATACGCGCCGCACAATTTCGCTGGCGCGGGAGGGGCCCCGGTCGGTGTCGGGAGCTTCCGTGGCCGGGCTGGCGGGCGTC of Hymenobacter sublimis contains these proteins:
- a CDS encoding TIGR02757 family protein, which produces MNHAQVRALLDEKYRHYDQPAFILADPISIPHRFSQLQDIEISGLFAALLAWGRRPTIISKCTELLRRMDDAPYQFITQHHDEDLKKLLGFCHRTFCDTDLLYFVHWLRWFYARHETLEDAFLVGSTQKERLENFHTLFFSLEDAPQRTRKHVATPARGSACKRVNMYLRWMVRPDSRGVDFGLWRRLPAADLICPCDVHVERVARRLGLLERKQVDWLAAEELTAHLRTFDPLDPVKYDFALFGLGVEGEM